The following coding sequences are from one Kallotenue papyrolyticum window:
- a CDS encoding endo-1,3-alpha-glucanase family glycosylhydrolase, translated as MSRVLLLLGLVALLFGGLHLPPVAEAATARPVLAFYYPWYEPSDWNPARMSDLPPEPYSGGDDAVIARHVQQADDAGIDAFICTWYGPNEPRLNERCAKLLNAAAGRDFAVTFIPDQAADFTGTLRNPQGMIDSLRLLRDRYMSHPNWLRWNGKPVIVFWNLPSFGDVNAWRAVQQAVDPKHEWFWLGEGTDFNYLDVFDGIYFFDITWAADPASAMNSYLRRHGEYNRSRGANKPVIATVMPGYDDSRIRDGHVVRDRAGGDYYRRAWQTAIDKGAQAVVITSWNEWFEGTQIEPSRSYGTLYLDLTREYVARYKGASSAPGASQFFPETGQTVSGRLLQFWQQNGGLPVFGLPLNAEGERQTLDGTYRMQLFERNRLELHPQNPAPYDVLLGRLGTDLLYRQGRPWETLPREQPKPGCLYFQETQHNLCEPFLSYWRSHGLELGDRGVSFRESLALFGFPVTTPAMETNSSGHTVLTQWFERARFEYHPTNPHPYKVLLGRLGAEAQ; from the coding sequence ATGAGTCGAGTGTTGTTGCTGTTGGGCCTGGTCGCGCTGCTGTTCGGCGGACTCCACCTCCCGCCGGTGGCCGAGGCGGCCACAGCCAGGCCCGTGCTCGCCTTTTACTACCCCTGGTATGAACCGTCGGACTGGAATCCCGCGCGCATGTCCGATCTGCCGCCGGAGCCCTACAGCGGCGGCGATGACGCGGTGATCGCCCGTCATGTTCAGCAGGCTGATGACGCCGGGATTGACGCCTTTATCTGCACCTGGTACGGCCCCAACGAGCCGCGCCTCAACGAGCGCTGCGCCAAGCTGCTCAATGCGGCTGCCGGCCGCGATTTTGCCGTGACCTTTATTCCCGATCAGGCGGCGGACTTCACCGGCACGTTGCGCAATCCGCAAGGCATGATCGACAGTTTGCGCCTGCTGCGCGACCGCTACATGAGCCATCCCAACTGGCTGCGCTGGAACGGCAAGCCGGTGATCGTCTTCTGGAATCTGCCCTCGTTTGGTGATGTCAACGCCTGGCGTGCCGTGCAGCAGGCGGTTGATCCCAAGCATGAATGGTTTTGGCTGGGCGAGGGTACCGATTTCAACTATCTGGATGTCTTCGACGGCATCTACTTCTTCGACATCACCTGGGCCGCCGATCCGGCCAGCGCCATGAACTCCTACCTGCGGCGGCACGGCGAGTACAACCGCAGCCGCGGCGCCAACAAGCCGGTGATCGCCACGGTGATGCCCGGTTACGACGACTCGCGTATTCGCGATGGGCATGTGGTGCGCGATCGCGCCGGCGGCGACTACTACCGCCGCGCCTGGCAGACGGCGATCGACAAAGGCGCGCAGGCCGTGGTGATCACCTCCTGGAATGAATGGTTCGAAGGCACGCAGATCGAGCCAAGCCGCAGCTACGGCACCCTCTACCTCGATCTGACGCGCGAGTACGTTGCGCGCTATAAAGGCGCCTCGTCCGCGCCGGGCGCGAGCCAGTTCTTTCCCGAAACCGGTCAGACGGTGAGTGGACGGCTGTTGCAGTTCTGGCAGCAGAATGGCGGCCTGCCGGTCTTCGGCCTGCCGCTCAACGCCGAGGGCGAACGCCAGACGCTGGACGGCACCTACCGCATGCAGCTCTTCGAGCGCAACCGTCTGGAGCTGCATCCCCAAAACCCGGCGCCCTACGACGTGCTGCTGGGCCGCCTGGGCACCGATCTGCTCTACCGCCAGGGTCGCCCCTGGGAAACGCTGCCGCGCGAGCAGCCCAAGCCCGGCTGCCTGTACTTCCAGGAAACGCAGCACAACCTGTGCGAGCCGTTCCTGAGCTACTGGCGCAGCCATGGGCTGGAGTTGGGCGATCGGGGCGTCAGCTTCCGTGAGTCGCTGGCGCTCTTCGGCTTCCCGGTGACCACGCCGGCGATGGAGACCAACAGCAGCGGGCATACCGTGTTGACGCAGTGGTTCGAGCGCGCGCGCTTCGAGTACCACCCAACCAACCCCCATCCCTACAAGGTGTTGCTGGGCCGCTTGGGCGCCGAAGCGCAATAA
- a CDS encoding glutamate mutase L codes for MEHEPSIPEYGALLVADIGVDQTHVALIDLVDQIYRLVAQASAPSTWAPPTNDPMVAIRTALRQIESTTGRQLLQDERLIMPQNDAGDGVDALVATTDAAGALPIAVAGLAQHESVKYALHAARSTYTQLVDSIALEEGGHALSRHLPVLHAGRPAVILLAGGHEQGATSAGQRLARLLGLYAEYAEQAPLIIFAGNSAAAEAVRGQIGAAARLEQTDNLLPRPQQPRIEPTRALLRRLYREQVVSRLPGAERLTALGCRRLGSRAEDQGLITRFLGERYQRNVLTVDAGSQTTACLLMSEGHYSEAIFGRLGTRLGGLQVLREVGAEAITRWLPFALDARALEMRLLNRALRPRQLPSDLDDLLLDAALLREAIGLAYRALRDERPRAPIDLVIAAGLPAEVLRPGLAALVLLDALQPAGNDGDLAINLYLDQFGLLAAGGALAHIDADAAACVVEQDLLNNAPLATVIVPRGTITPGKQVAEVELQVLGGETLTQTVHGGAIVRLPLARGKRGTLRIRPAAGIAIGQNRAGYEVISDEAAIAGSTLGVIIDARPRPLTLPTELEERQTWLLRWMQALDALPPLPVAPTPAGTGSQPATNGHPTPAPTEEDTPSDGTAHDVESLREELLAEPPRKRGWFRRR; via the coding sequence GTGGAGCACGAACCTTCGATACCGGAATATGGCGCGCTCTTGGTTGCCGATATCGGCGTCGATCAGACGCATGTGGCGCTGATTGATCTGGTCGATCAGATCTATCGCCTGGTGGCCCAGGCCAGCGCGCCGAGCACCTGGGCCCCACCGACCAACGACCCGATGGTTGCCATACGCACGGCGCTGCGCCAGATCGAGAGCACAACCGGGCGTCAGTTGTTGCAGGATGAGCGGCTGATCATGCCGCAGAACGACGCGGGCGACGGCGTCGATGCCCTGGTAGCGACAACCGACGCAGCCGGCGCGCTGCCGATCGCCGTGGCCGGTCTGGCCCAGCACGAATCGGTCAAGTATGCGCTGCATGCGGCGCGCAGCACCTACACACAGCTCGTGGATAGCATCGCACTGGAGGAAGGCGGCCACGCACTGAGCCGACACCTGCCTGTGCTGCACGCCGGACGACCGGCGGTGATCCTGCTGGCCGGCGGCCACGAACAGGGCGCGACCAGCGCCGGGCAGCGCCTGGCGCGGCTGCTGGGCCTGTACGCCGAATATGCCGAGCAAGCGCCGTTGATCATCTTCGCCGGCAACAGCGCAGCGGCAGAGGCCGTGCGCGGGCAGATCGGCGCGGCCGCGCGCCTGGAACAGACCGATAACCTCTTGCCACGTCCACAACAGCCACGTATCGAGCCGACGCGCGCGCTGCTGCGACGACTCTACCGCGAGCAGGTTGTTTCCCGACTCCCCGGCGCAGAGCGGCTCACCGCGCTGGGGTGCCGTCGTCTGGGCAGTCGGGCCGAAGATCAAGGGCTGATCACCCGCTTTCTCGGCGAACGCTACCAGCGCAACGTGCTGACCGTGGATGCCGGCAGCCAAACAACGGCCTGCCTGCTGATGAGCGAAGGCCACTACTCCGAAGCGATCTTTGGTCGACTTGGCACGCGCCTGGGTGGCCTCCAGGTGCTGCGCGAGGTCGGCGCCGAGGCAATCACGCGCTGGCTGCCGTTCGCGCTAGACGCGCGCGCGCTGGAAATGCGCCTGCTCAACCGCGCGCTGCGGCCCCGGCAACTACCGAGCGATCTGGATGATCTGCTGCTGGATGCAGCGCTGCTCCGCGAAGCGATCGGCCTGGCCTACCGCGCGCTGCGCGATGAGCGCCCGCGCGCGCCGATCGACCTGGTGATCGCCGCCGGGCTGCCTGCCGAGGTGCTGCGCCCAGGACTGGCGGCGCTGGTGCTGCTGGACGCGCTCCAGCCGGCAGGCAACGATGGCGATCTGGCGATCAATCTGTACCTGGATCAGTTCGGGTTGCTAGCCGCCGGTGGCGCGCTAGCGCACATCGATGCCGACGCGGCCGCGTGCGTAGTTGAACAGGACCTGCTCAACAATGCGCCGCTGGCCACCGTGATCGTGCCGCGCGGCACGATCACCCCCGGCAAGCAGGTTGCCGAAGTGGAGCTGCAGGTGCTCGGCGGCGAGACGCTGACCCAGACCGTCCATGGCGGTGCGATCGTGCGCTTGCCGCTGGCGCGCGGCAAGCGCGGCACACTGCGTATCCGTCCGGCAGCCGGTATTGCGATCGGTCAGAACCGTGCCGGCTACGAAGTCATCTCCGACGAAGCGGCGATCGCCGGTAGCACACTCGGCGTGATCATCGATGCCCGTCCGCGGCCACTGACGCTGCCGACGGAGCTGGAGGAGCGCCAGACCTGGCTGCTGCGCTGGATGCAGGCGCTCGACGCGCTCCCGCCGCTACCGGTTGCGCCGACCCCTGCCGGCACAGGCTCCCAACCGGCAACCAACGGACATCCAACACCGGCGCCAACGGAGGAGGACACGCCGTCTGACGGCACGGCGCATGATGTGGAAAGCTTGCGCGAAGAGTTGTTGGCCGAACCGCCGCGTAAGCGCGGGTGGTTCCGCCGCAGATAG
- a CDS encoding class II aldolase/adducin family protein, protein MTAVWHALWSVLGSAGQRLAAMDAAEAAAGNLSIFVPALEPPAEWAERQLFDLPVAAPALSGGWLVVSASGRRLRDIAAAPEHTLCLLQVLPDGRRARLLAATPLRPTSEFNSHLAIHNDQVGRHGLTTHAVAHAQPLHLTWLSHVPRYRDAATLNRRLLRWQPETIIEFPEGIATLPFEVPGSDAQMRATVAALQQHRAVVWQQHGLVTRAPTIDKAVDLIEYAETAARYEYLDLLAGERAAGLSPAALRRICEHVGLAAPVLALLAGAADA, encoded by the coding sequence ATGACTGCCGTATGGCATGCGTTGTGGTCTGTCCTCGGCAGCGCGGGGCAGCGGCTGGCGGCCATGGACGCCGCTGAAGCGGCCGCCGGCAACCTGTCGATCTTTGTGCCTGCCCTTGAACCGCCGGCGGAGTGGGCTGAGCGCCAACTGTTCGATCTGCCCGTCGCAGCACCGGCCCTGAGTGGTGGGTGGCTGGTGGTCAGTGCCAGTGGTCGTCGGCTGCGCGATATCGCGGCTGCGCCCGAGCACACGCTGTGTCTGCTCCAGGTCTTGCCCGATGGGCGCCGGGCACGGCTCCTTGCCGCCACACCGCTCCGTCCGACCAGCGAGTTCAACAGCCACCTGGCGATCCACAACGATCAGGTTGGCCGCCACGGACTGACCACCCATGCGGTGGCGCATGCGCAACCCCTGCACCTGACCTGGCTGAGCCACGTGCCGCGCTACCGCGATGCGGCGACGCTCAACCGGCGTTTGCTGCGCTGGCAGCCCGAGACAATCATTGAGTTTCCGGAGGGCATCGCCACGCTGCCGTTTGAAGTGCCGGGATCAGACGCGCAGATGCGCGCGACGGTGGCAGCGCTGCAGCAGCACCGCGCGGTTGTCTGGCAACAGCATGGCCTCGTCACGCGCGCGCCGACGATCGACAAAGCCGTCGATCTGATCGAGTATGCCGAAACGGCGGCGCGCTACGAATACCTCGATCTGCTGGCCGGCGAGCGCGCCGCTGGCCTCTCGCCGGCGGCGCTGCGCCGCATCTGTGAGCATGTGGGCCTTGCTGCGCCGGTGCTGGCGCTGCTGGCGGGCGCGGCAGACGCCTGA
- a CDS encoding M23 family metallopeptidase translates to MRSRIIYLALVLALLGLLPARAQSDARLFPATGWRVAGRLLAFWERNGGLPIIGLPLGPQASLATPEGRFSAQWFERNRLELHPENPAPYDVLLGRLGAELLQHQGRDWRREAVGEPLPGPCRFMAATERSVCGPFLAYWQAHGVELGDPGVSERESLALFGYPLTAPRYETNSSGDRVLTQWFERARFEWHPANPPAYQVLLGRLGVELIGEPAPLPTLTVQLDPTAVLQGRSVVIGVALPEAQALRGTLGAAPLAFFREADGQWRALGGVPVLTPPGSLSLRIEADLPDGRVVAHTTHLRVLDARYPTENINLPPAVQDRLNRNREAIARENALVNSIWPQVTPERLWSGPFRMPAEGRISSAFGTRRSYNGGPVNSFHEGLDIANAVGTPVVAPARGRVVLAERNLVVRGGAVILDHGRGVHTGFWHMAEVLVQPGQLVEPGQLIGRIGAEGMVTGPHLHWDVRIGSVNVDPLEWVARAWP, encoded by the coding sequence ATGCGCAGCAGGATCATCTACCTGGCGCTCGTGCTCGCGCTGCTCGGCCTGCTGCCGGCCAGGGCGCAGAGCGACGCGCGTCTGTTTCCCGCAACCGGCTGGCGCGTCGCAGGCCGGCTGCTGGCCTTCTGGGAGCGCAACGGCGGTCTGCCGATCATCGGCCTGCCGCTCGGTCCGCAGGCCAGCCTGGCGACGCCTGAAGGTCGCTTCAGCGCGCAATGGTTCGAGCGCAACCGCTTGGAGCTGCATCCCGAGAACCCGGCGCCCTACGATGTGCTGCTGGGCCGCCTGGGCGCAGAACTGTTGCAGCACCAGGGTCGCGATTGGCGGCGTGAAGCGGTGGGCGAGCCGCTACCGGGGCCGTGCCGCTTCATGGCGGCGACGGAGCGCAGCGTCTGCGGTCCGTTCCTGGCCTACTGGCAGGCGCATGGCGTGGAGCTGGGCGATCCGGGCGTCAGCGAGCGCGAGTCGCTGGCGCTGTTCGGCTATCCGCTTACCGCGCCGCGCTACGAAACCAACAGCAGCGGCGACCGCGTGCTGACGCAGTGGTTTGAACGTGCGCGCTTCGAATGGCATCCCGCTAACCCGCCGGCCTACCAGGTGCTCCTGGGTCGGCTGGGCGTGGAGCTGATCGGCGAACCGGCGCCGCTCCCGACGCTGACCGTGCAGCTCGATCCTACGGCGGTGTTGCAGGGACGCAGCGTGGTGATCGGTGTAGCGTTGCCTGAGGCCCAGGCGCTGCGTGGTACGCTGGGCGCAGCGCCGCTGGCCTTCTTCCGTGAAGCTGATGGGCAGTGGCGCGCGCTGGGCGGTGTGCCGGTGCTGACACCGCCCGGCAGTCTGTCCCTGCGCATCGAAGCGGACTTGCCCGATGGTCGTGTCGTGGCGCATACCACGCACCTGCGCGTGCTGGATGCGCGCTATCCCACCGAGAACATCAACCTGCCGCCGGCGGTACAGGATCGCCTCAACCGCAACCGCGAGGCCATCGCCCGCGAGAATGCCCTGGTCAACAGCATCTGGCCGCAGGTCACGCCGGAGCGTCTGTGGAGCGGGCCCTTCCGCATGCCGGCGGAAGGGCGCATCTCATCAGCCTTTGGCACACGCCGCTCCTACAACGGCGGCCCAGTCAACTCCTTCCACGAAGGACTCGACATCGCCAACGCGGTGGGTACACCGGTTGTCGCGCCGGCGCGTGGACGGGTGGTGCTGGCCGAGCGCAACCTGGTGGTGCGCGGCGGCGCGGTGATCCTCGACCATGGTCGGGGCGTGCACACCGGCTTCTGGCACATGGCCGAGGTGCTGGTTCAGCCCGGCCAGCTCGTCGAGCCCGGCCAGCTCATCGGGCGCATCGGCGCGGAGGGCATGGTCACCGGCCCGCACCTGCACTGGGACGTGCGCATCGGCAGTGTGAATGTCGATCCGCTGGAGTGGGTCGCGCGCGCCTGGCCCTGA
- a CDS encoding DNA double-strand break repair nuclease NurA: MSLDLLAVSTQARAMSGALHDELRSLPQRVEQARALLAAAAEKWRFWHDLIEEQSQAIAWLTAQPLEPLTATYDLPPCPAAYACAAVDGSHLDVDRHGIVACWLINIGTALVRYGPDAAYQASSRPWLGYRDEELYLRDAASGREYAIEGPLLAAQRDVEEGRALAALAGALPTDRPRLALQDGTLIRWTLAAQDEVVRNYFLQRYLDALTTLQTQQCPVAGYLSRPRAREVVGLVRLLLARSDERDGQRGRRDDPLRGLTDALLFEHLDEGQRSARWVSTSRINSQLYGPHRIQFFYLRVGRELARIEYPAWVAELGAIDTVHALVYDQCQRGRGYPNLLARAHEQAVIHSAERRRFETLIEQHLARAELPARRSAKASAKLYPGA; encoded by the coding sequence ATGAGCCTCGATCTGCTGGCGGTGAGCACCCAGGCGCGCGCCATGAGTGGCGCGTTACACGACGAGCTGCGCAGCCTGCCGCAGCGCGTTGAGCAGGCACGTGCCCTACTGGCCGCCGCCGCCGAGAAGTGGCGCTTCTGGCACGATCTGATCGAGGAGCAGAGCCAGGCCATCGCTTGGTTGACAGCGCAACCGCTGGAGCCGCTGACCGCAACCTACGATCTACCACCCTGTCCGGCGGCCTATGCCTGCGCCGCCGTTGACGGATCGCACCTGGATGTTGACCGCCACGGCATCGTCGCCTGCTGGCTGATCAACATCGGCACGGCGCTGGTGCGCTACGGACCCGACGCCGCCTACCAGGCCAGCAGTCGGCCTTGGCTGGGCTACCGCGACGAGGAGCTGTACCTGCGCGACGCGGCTTCCGGGCGCGAGTATGCGATCGAAGGGCCGTTGCTGGCGGCGCAGCGCGATGTCGAGGAAGGACGGGCACTGGCCGCTTTGGCCGGTGCACTGCCGACCGATCGTCCGCGCTTGGCGCTGCAGGATGGGACGCTGATCCGCTGGACGCTGGCAGCCCAGGATGAGGTGGTGCGCAACTACTTTCTGCAGCGCTACCTCGATGCGCTGACCACACTGCAGACGCAGCAGTGTCCGGTCGCCGGCTACCTGAGCCGGCCGCGCGCACGCGAGGTGGTTGGGCTGGTGCGCTTGCTGCTGGCGCGCAGCGACGAGCGTGACGGGCAGCGCGGGCGCCGCGATGATCCGCTGCGCGGCCTGACCGATGCGCTGCTGTTCGAGCATCTGGACGAGGGGCAACGTTCGGCGCGCTGGGTCTCCACCTCGCGCATCAACAGCCAGCTCTACGGTCCGCATCGCATCCAGTTCTTCTACCTACGCGTCGGTCGCGAGCTGGCGCGCATCGAATATCCGGCCTGGGTCGCCGAGCTGGGCGCGATCGATACCGTGCATGCACTGGTCTATGATCAGTGCCAGCGCGGTCGGGGGTACCCCAATCTGCTGGCGCGTGCCCATGAACAGGCCGTGATCCACAGCGCCGAACGTCGGCGCTTCGAGACGCTGATCGAGCAGCACCTGGCGCGCGCCGAGCTGCCCGCACGGCGTTCGGCCAAGGCCAGCGCCAAGTTGTATCCCGGTGCATAG
- a CDS encoding zinc ribbon domain-containing protein yields MRVAIYTELQQLDQRLSALAQARDALLAQLAERDQLQTWRQRVDELTRALKGERAHSTDLQWELEEVELRLAALDEQERDGPSDPLVAREMAVLRERRAQLEEQVLTHLERIGELERQLAEVERKVRDATAAWAAREPHLQAELERISRELEALQAQRQQVAARLSPDALALYDDLQRRHRGTALAPIRHRQCGICRARLPAAVFDLLAAPDPLVRCPRCGRVLYLPSEPSDATPS; encoded by the coding sequence ATGCGCGTGGCGATTTACACCGAGCTCCAACAGCTTGACCAGCGGCTGAGTGCGCTTGCGCAAGCGCGCGATGCGTTGCTGGCGCAACTTGCCGAGCGCGACCAGCTTCAGACATGGCGTCAACGCGTGGACGAGCTGACGCGTGCGCTGAAGGGCGAGCGCGCGCACAGCACCGACCTGCAGTGGGAGTTGGAAGAGGTCGAGCTACGCCTGGCTGCGCTGGACGAGCAGGAGCGCGATGGGCCGAGCGATCCTCTCGTGGCGCGCGAAATGGCCGTGTTGCGCGAGCGGCGCGCCCAACTGGAAGAGCAGGTGCTCACCCACCTCGAACGCATCGGCGAGCTGGAGCGGCAGCTTGCCGAAGTCGAGCGCAAGGTGCGCGACGCCACGGCTGCTTGGGCTGCACGCGAGCCGCACCTGCAGGCCGAGCTGGAACGCATCAGCCGCGAGCTTGAGGCGTTGCAGGCACAGCGCCAGCAGGTGGCCGCGCGCCTCAGCCCCGACGCGCTGGCGCTCTACGATGATCTCCAGCGTCGCCATCGTGGCACAGCGCTGGCACCGATTCGCCATCGCCAATGTGGCATCTGCCGTGCCCGGCTACCGGCGGCAGTCTTCGATCTGCTGGCCGCGCCCGATCCCCTGGTGCGCTGTCCACGCTGTGGTCGCGTGCTCTACCTGCCATCCGAACCGTCGGATGCCACCCCGTCCTGA
- a CDS encoding alpha/beta hydrolase, translated as MPESSRARQRRPCYRFCRWWPVLLTLVVLGLLAGAWLLRPLAPEPAALAALRSDATVTVTDQGWGFFFQPTTRQHPLGVAFYPGARVDARAYAPVLRRIAAAGYPVALLRVPLTLAILAQDRALLVLREHPELRWVLAGHSMGGVAAANLAIADALGRGRVVGLIFWASYPQHDLAAQRLPALAIFGDRDGLIDAQQREQQLRRMPSGTRVVVIDGLNHAGFGAYGLQPGDQVALLSPAEGWLRISQVSLDFLAGLAQRSEQP; from the coding sequence ATGCCGGAATCGTCGCGCGCCAGGCAGCGTCGACCGTGCTATCGCTTCTGCCGCTGGTGGCCGGTGCTGCTGACGCTGGTGGTGCTTGGGCTGCTGGCCGGCGCGTGGCTGCTGCGACCGCTCGCGCCGGAGCCGGCGGCACTGGCGGCGCTGCGCAGCGATGCAACCGTCACCGTGACCGACCAGGGCTGGGGCTTTTTCTTCCAGCCTACCACGCGGCAACATCCGCTCGGCGTGGCGTTCTACCCTGGCGCGCGGGTGGACGCGCGCGCCTACGCGCCTGTGCTGCGCCGCATCGCCGCGGCCGGCTATCCTGTGGCGCTGTTGCGCGTCCCGCTCACCCTGGCGATCCTCGCTCAGGATCGCGCTCTGCTGGTGCTGCGCGAGCACCCGGAGCTGCGCTGGGTGCTGGCCGGCCATTCCATGGGCGGCGTGGCAGCCGCCAACCTGGCGATCGCCGACGCGCTGGGGCGTGGTCGCGTGGTGGGCTTGATCTTCTGGGCATCCTACCCGCAACACGACCTTGCGGCGCAACGGCTGCCCGCGCTGGCGATCTTTGGCGATCGCGATGGGCTGATCGACGCGCAGCAGCGCGAACAACAGCTCCGCCGCATGCCGTCTGGGACGCGAGTGGTGGTGATTGATGGTCTCAACCATGCCGGCTTCGGCGCCTACGGCCTGCAACCGGGTGATCAGGTGGCGCTGCTGTCGCCGGCGGAGGGTTGGCTGCGTATCTCCCAGGTCAGCCTGGATTTTTTGGCTGGGCTTGCGCAGCGGAGCGAACAACCGTAG